The Gemmatimonadales bacterium genome includes a window with the following:
- a CDS encoding metalloregulator ArsR/SmtB family transcription factor produces MSMQMGRLKLAVLEERKLGERCCDPGARPTVGVKAAGRLAEDLAVLGHPVRLQLLNLLAHSAGKVCVCDLEAAVPVKQPTVSHHLRLLREAGLVESERRGLWAYYYVRREALDRLRQRIGDGLSELS; encoded by the coding sequence ATGTCAATGCAGATGGGTCGCCTGAAGTTGGCGGTGCTGGAGGAGCGGAAGCTGGGCGAGCGATGCTGCGATCCCGGCGCTCGGCCGACGGTCGGAGTCAAGGCGGCCGGCCGCCTAGCGGAGGATCTAGCCGTCCTCGGCCATCCGGTGCGTCTCCAGCTCCTGAACCTTCTCGCGCACAGCGCCGGCAAGGTCTGCGTCTGCGACCTGGAGGCCGCGGTGCCGGTGAAGCAGCCGACGGTGTCGCACCACCTGAGGCTGCTGCGGGAGGCGGGGTTGGTGGAGAGCGAGCGGCGCGGTCTCTGGGCCTATTACTACGTCAGGCGCGAGGCCCTGGACCGGCTGCGCCAGCGGATAGGCGATGGGCTATCTGAGCTGAGTTGA